A part of Entelurus aequoreus isolate RoL-2023_Sb linkage group LG03, RoL_Eaeq_v1.1, whole genome shotgun sequence genomic DNA contains:
- the zfyve28 gene encoding lateral signaling target protein 2 homolog isoform X1, which yields MNRFRKWLYKPKRTDPQLLAQFFYADDELNQVAAELDSLDGRKDPQRCTLLVNQFRSCQDNVLNIINQIMDECIPCDRANRDFSVKFPEEIRHDNLAGQLWFGAECLAAGSIIMNREIESIAMRPLAKDLTQSLEEVRNITRDQALRDLNFYTDRMRDALRHFDSLFAEFELSYVSAMVPVKSPKEYYVQQEVIVLFCETVERALKLGYLTQDMIDDYEPALMFTIPRLAIVCGLVVYSEGPLNLDRRGEDISELFRPFRSLLKKIRDLLQTLTDEELVMLERNLCISQDGELATGPGQATKTAPAPVEENQSSSSPTNDTSMGPSDDKHLAVFVCPSQEEELAEVEKGWEEVESEKGEQEQGLLCEEAEEAELACSMQYDEEELEQLNMMVYRVGDEMSTLLSPPSQGQSPAHRPNRGETGGASGASSIEASPIRVLRCRGSTGIYLEEEDRVFFMEDVDAAGDRITCISRDVRSSIALPSKAPMSAPSFQRSPGQRADSVGNGWHSEAPSEPPCLQPCSKNTRCLNAMRPPCTSAPSSAPLPYTNGWEVGLEGNMSETAEVIAHRMGGMKLSATVIFNPRSPSLTELAVDKLLLQRPSPSEIEPCGHLVATHCLLNSCVCCGSCEDAHDDAFTSETAGLELGLAFGADKHCKTAAPGSFIQSSACRLPPRSREPLSRGELCQLSTASSRCLNEPLEEEGRPQLCEKCLLGIPQLENHNQDCSNCRSDKDFPCNHQETTENIEAEIDRQGVKESKRNNKEESRKGSSFHNSPLSSVSGSDCDSVSVTTCSLSSSAYTPSPVSSLTPSSGMSEDLDHEEIQLALQDAKVAVRNKIRSRFHSSSDLIHRLFVCISGVADQLQTNYASDLRSILKTLFEVMATKCEQGDNGNQKKAGPVVRSAVLEDCALCQETISSSELAAKAREGHFEDPPDWVPDEVCSFCIACKAPFTVIRRKHHCRSCGKIFCSRCSSNSAPLPRYGQMKPVRVCTHCYMFHVTPFYSDKATI from the exons AGAACAGACCCGCAGCTTCTGGCCCAGTTCTTTTACGCCGACGATGAGTTGAACCAGGTGGCCGCTGAGCTAGACAGTCTCGACGGCAGAAAAGACCCTCAAAGATGTACACTACTGGTCAACCAGTTCCGCTCTTGCCAG GACAATGTGCTCAACATTATCAATCAGATCATGGATGAATGTATCCCCTGCGACCGAGCCAACAGAGACTTCTCTGTTAAGTTCCCCGAGGAGATTCGTCATGACAACTTGGCAGGGCAGCTGTGGTTTGGAGCAGAG TGTTTGGCTGCAGGCTCCATCATCATGAACAGGGAGATTGAAAGTATAGCGATGAGACCCCTGGCGAAGGACTTGACTCAAAGCCTGGAGGAGGTACGCAACATCACCAGAGACCAGGCCCTGCGCGACCTCAACTTTTATACAGACCGCATGAGGGACGCACTGCGACATTTCGACAGCCTTTTTGCTGAGTTTGAACTTAG CTATGTTTCAGCCATGGTGCCTGTCAAGTCCCCCAAAGAATACTATGTACAGCAGGAGGTCATCGTGCTCTTCTGTGAGACGGTGGAAAG GGCGCTGAAGCTGGGCTACCTCACACAAGACATGATTGATGACTATGAGCCTGCACTGATGTTTACAATTCCCAGACTAGCCATTGTATG CGGGCTGGTTGTGTACTCAGAGGGACCTCTCAACCTAGACCGGAGAGGGGAGGACATATCAGAGCTCTTTCGGCCTTTTCGTTCTTTACTGAAGAAAATAAG AGACCTGCTGCAGACTCTGACTGACGAAGAGTTGGTAATGCTTGAGAGGAACCTCTGCATCTCTCAGGACGGCGAGTTGGCCACAGGCCCCGGACAGGCCACAAAGACCGCACCAGCACCTGTTGAAGAGAATCAATCCTCCAGCAGCCCCACAAATGACACCTCCATGGGGCCAAGTGATGACAAGCATTTGGCTGTTTTTGTCTGCCCCAGCCAGGAGGAGGAGTTGGCAGAAGTGGAAAAAGGCTGGGAGGAAGTGGAATCTGAGAAAGGGGAGCAGGAGCAGGGCCTGCTGTGTGAGGAGGCAGAGGAAGCTGAACTTGCTTGTTCCATGCAGTATGACGAGGAAGAACTGGAGCAGCTCAACATGATGGTGTACCGTGTAGGTGACGAAATGTCCACTCTGCTGTCGCCTCCGAGCCAGGGTCAGTCCCCAGCACACCGTCCCAACCGAGGAGAGACAGGAGGCGCCAGTGGGGCCTCCAGCATTGAGGCTTCCCCTATCAGGGTGCTGAGGTGCAGAGGAAGCACAGGAATCTATTTAGAGGAAGAAGACAGGGTCTTCTTCATGGAAGATGTGGACGCAGCAGGAGACAGAATCACCTGCATCTCAAGAGACGTTCGGAGTAGTATTGCTTTGCCTTCTAAAGCGCCAATGTCTGCTCCTTCTTTTCAACGGAGTCCAGGTCAGAGGGCTGACTCAGTCGGCAACGGTTGGCACTCTGAGGCACCTTCAGAGCCACCATGTCTACAGCCATGCAGCAAAAACACACGCTGTCTCAATGCAATGCGCCCACCGTGCACCTCTGCCCCCAGCTCGGCACCTCTGCCTTATACCAATGGCTGGGAGGTGGGCCTAGAGGGCAATATGAGTGAAACCGCGGAAGTCATTGCCCATCGTATGGGTGGGATGAAGCTGTCGGCCACTGTCATTTTCAACCCCCGCTCCCCGAGCTTGACGGAGCTGGCAGTGGACAAGCTGCTGCTTCAGCGGCCATCTCCCTCAGAGATTGAACCCTGCGGCCACCTGGTGGCCACTCACTGCCTACTTAACTCATGTGTTTGCTGCGGGAGCTGTGAAGACGCTCACGATGACGCTTTCACCTCTGAGACCGCGGGGCTTGAGTTAGGCCTCGCTTTTGGAGCTGATAAACACTGCAAGACCGCGGCCCCCGGGTCTTTCATCCAATCATCTGCTTGCCGGCTGCCCCCTCGAAGCCGCGAGCCCCTCAGTAGAGGAGAACTCTGCCAGCTGTCTACCGCTTCCTCCCGCTGCTTGAATGAGCCCCTGGAAGAGGAGGGAAGACCTCAGCTCTGTGAGAAGTGCCTGTTGGGCATCCCTCAGCTGGAGAATCACAATCAGGACTGTAGCAACTGCAGAAGTGATAAAGACTTCCCATGCAACCATCAGGAGACGACTGAAAACATAGAGGCCGAAATAGATAGGCAAGGAGTTAAAGAATCCAAGAGGAACAACAAAGAGGAGAGCAGGAAGGGCTCCAG cTTTCACAACTCCCCTCTCAGCTCTGTGTCAGGTAGTGACTGTGACAGTGTGTCGGTCACCACATGTAGTCTATCCAGCAGTGCTTACACTCCAAG CCCTGTCAGCAGCCTCACTCCAAGTTCAGGCATGTCAGAGGACCTGGACCATGAGGAGATCCAGCTTGCCCTGCAAGATGCAAAGGTGGCCGTCCGCAATAAGATACGTTCACGCTTCCACAGCAGCAGTGACCTTATCCACCGCCTCTTTGTTTGTATATCAG GCGTTGCTGATCAGCTGCAGACCAACTACGCCAGCGACCTACGCAGCATCCTCAAAACGCTGTTTGAGGTCATGGCGACCAAGTGTGAGCAGGGAGACAATGGTAACCAAAAGAAAG CAGGTCCTGTTGTGCGAAGTGCTGTACTTGAAGACTGTGCCCTCTGTCAGGAGACCATTTCCTCATCAGAATTGGCAGCCAAGGCCCGGGAAGGACACTTTGAAG ACCCTCCGGACTGGGTTCCAGATGAAGTGTGCAGCTTCTGTATCGCCTGCAAAGCTCCTTTCACCGTCATCCGCCGGAAGCATCACTGCAGGAGCTGTGGGAAA ATCTTTTGCTCTCGCTGCTCCTCCAACTCGGCTCCATTGCCACGTTATGGCCAGATGAAGCCCGTGAGGGTGTGCACACACTGCTAcatgtttcatgtcacacctttCTACAGTGACAAGGCCACTATTTGA
- the zfyve28 gene encoding lateral signaling target protein 2 homolog isoform X2, with translation MNRFRKWLYKPKRTDPQLLAQFFYADDELNQVAAELDSLDGRKDPQRCTLLVNQFRSCQDNVLNIINQIMDECIPCDRANRDFSVKFPEEIRHDNLAGQLWFGAECLAAGSIIMNREIESIAMRPLAKDLTQSLEEVRNITRDQALRDLNFYTDRMRDALRHFDSLFAEFELSYVSAMVPVKSPKEYYVQQEVIVLFCETVERALKLGYLTQDMIDDYEPALMFTIPRLAIVCGLVVYSEGPLNLDRRGEDISELFRPFRSLLKKIRDLLQTLTDEELVMLERNLCISQDGELATGPGQATKTAPAPVEENQSSSSPTNDTSMGPSDDKHLAVFVCPSQEEELAEVEKGWEEVESEKGEQEQGLLCEEAEEAELACSMQYDEEELEQLNMMVYRVGDEMSTLLSPPSQGQSPAHRPNRGETGGASGASSIEASPIRVLRCRGSTGIYLEEEDRVFFMEDVDAAGDRITCISRDVRSSIALPSKAPMSAPSFQRSPGQRADSVGNGWHSEAPSEPPCLQPCSKNTRCLNAMRPPCTSAPSSAPLPYTNGWEVGLEGNMSETAEVIAHRMGGMKLSATVIFNPRSPSLTELAVDKLLLQRPSPSEIEPCGHLVATHCLLNSCVCCGSCEDAHDDAFTSETAGLELGLAFGADKHCKTAAPGSFIQSSACRLPPRSREPLSRGELCQLSTASSRCLNEPLEEEGRPQLCEKCLLGIPQLENHNQDCSNCRSDKDFPCNHQETTENIEAEIDRQGVKESKRNNKEESRKGSSFHNSPLSSVSGSDCDSVSVTTCSLSSSAYTPSPVSSLTPSSGMSEDLDHEEIQLALQDAKVAVRNKIRSRFHSSSDLIHRLFVCISGVADQLQTNYASDLRSILKTLFEVMATKCEQGDNGNQKKGPVVRSAVLEDCALCQETISSSELAAKAREGHFEDPPDWVPDEVCSFCIACKAPFTVIRRKHHCRSCGKIFCSRCSSNSAPLPRYGQMKPVRVCTHCYMFHVTPFYSDKATI, from the exons AGAACAGACCCGCAGCTTCTGGCCCAGTTCTTTTACGCCGACGATGAGTTGAACCAGGTGGCCGCTGAGCTAGACAGTCTCGACGGCAGAAAAGACCCTCAAAGATGTACACTACTGGTCAACCAGTTCCGCTCTTGCCAG GACAATGTGCTCAACATTATCAATCAGATCATGGATGAATGTATCCCCTGCGACCGAGCCAACAGAGACTTCTCTGTTAAGTTCCCCGAGGAGATTCGTCATGACAACTTGGCAGGGCAGCTGTGGTTTGGAGCAGAG TGTTTGGCTGCAGGCTCCATCATCATGAACAGGGAGATTGAAAGTATAGCGATGAGACCCCTGGCGAAGGACTTGACTCAAAGCCTGGAGGAGGTACGCAACATCACCAGAGACCAGGCCCTGCGCGACCTCAACTTTTATACAGACCGCATGAGGGACGCACTGCGACATTTCGACAGCCTTTTTGCTGAGTTTGAACTTAG CTATGTTTCAGCCATGGTGCCTGTCAAGTCCCCCAAAGAATACTATGTACAGCAGGAGGTCATCGTGCTCTTCTGTGAGACGGTGGAAAG GGCGCTGAAGCTGGGCTACCTCACACAAGACATGATTGATGACTATGAGCCTGCACTGATGTTTACAATTCCCAGACTAGCCATTGTATG CGGGCTGGTTGTGTACTCAGAGGGACCTCTCAACCTAGACCGGAGAGGGGAGGACATATCAGAGCTCTTTCGGCCTTTTCGTTCTTTACTGAAGAAAATAAG AGACCTGCTGCAGACTCTGACTGACGAAGAGTTGGTAATGCTTGAGAGGAACCTCTGCATCTCTCAGGACGGCGAGTTGGCCACAGGCCCCGGACAGGCCACAAAGACCGCACCAGCACCTGTTGAAGAGAATCAATCCTCCAGCAGCCCCACAAATGACACCTCCATGGGGCCAAGTGATGACAAGCATTTGGCTGTTTTTGTCTGCCCCAGCCAGGAGGAGGAGTTGGCAGAAGTGGAAAAAGGCTGGGAGGAAGTGGAATCTGAGAAAGGGGAGCAGGAGCAGGGCCTGCTGTGTGAGGAGGCAGAGGAAGCTGAACTTGCTTGTTCCATGCAGTATGACGAGGAAGAACTGGAGCAGCTCAACATGATGGTGTACCGTGTAGGTGACGAAATGTCCACTCTGCTGTCGCCTCCGAGCCAGGGTCAGTCCCCAGCACACCGTCCCAACCGAGGAGAGACAGGAGGCGCCAGTGGGGCCTCCAGCATTGAGGCTTCCCCTATCAGGGTGCTGAGGTGCAGAGGAAGCACAGGAATCTATTTAGAGGAAGAAGACAGGGTCTTCTTCATGGAAGATGTGGACGCAGCAGGAGACAGAATCACCTGCATCTCAAGAGACGTTCGGAGTAGTATTGCTTTGCCTTCTAAAGCGCCAATGTCTGCTCCTTCTTTTCAACGGAGTCCAGGTCAGAGGGCTGACTCAGTCGGCAACGGTTGGCACTCTGAGGCACCTTCAGAGCCACCATGTCTACAGCCATGCAGCAAAAACACACGCTGTCTCAATGCAATGCGCCCACCGTGCACCTCTGCCCCCAGCTCGGCACCTCTGCCTTATACCAATGGCTGGGAGGTGGGCCTAGAGGGCAATATGAGTGAAACCGCGGAAGTCATTGCCCATCGTATGGGTGGGATGAAGCTGTCGGCCACTGTCATTTTCAACCCCCGCTCCCCGAGCTTGACGGAGCTGGCAGTGGACAAGCTGCTGCTTCAGCGGCCATCTCCCTCAGAGATTGAACCCTGCGGCCACCTGGTGGCCACTCACTGCCTACTTAACTCATGTGTTTGCTGCGGGAGCTGTGAAGACGCTCACGATGACGCTTTCACCTCTGAGACCGCGGGGCTTGAGTTAGGCCTCGCTTTTGGAGCTGATAAACACTGCAAGACCGCGGCCCCCGGGTCTTTCATCCAATCATCTGCTTGCCGGCTGCCCCCTCGAAGCCGCGAGCCCCTCAGTAGAGGAGAACTCTGCCAGCTGTCTACCGCTTCCTCCCGCTGCTTGAATGAGCCCCTGGAAGAGGAGGGAAGACCTCAGCTCTGTGAGAAGTGCCTGTTGGGCATCCCTCAGCTGGAGAATCACAATCAGGACTGTAGCAACTGCAGAAGTGATAAAGACTTCCCATGCAACCATCAGGAGACGACTGAAAACATAGAGGCCGAAATAGATAGGCAAGGAGTTAAAGAATCCAAGAGGAACAACAAAGAGGAGAGCAGGAAGGGCTCCAG cTTTCACAACTCCCCTCTCAGCTCTGTGTCAGGTAGTGACTGTGACAGTGTGTCGGTCACCACATGTAGTCTATCCAGCAGTGCTTACACTCCAAG CCCTGTCAGCAGCCTCACTCCAAGTTCAGGCATGTCAGAGGACCTGGACCATGAGGAGATCCAGCTTGCCCTGCAAGATGCAAAGGTGGCCGTCCGCAATAAGATACGTTCACGCTTCCACAGCAGCAGTGACCTTATCCACCGCCTCTTTGTTTGTATATCAG GCGTTGCTGATCAGCTGCAGACCAACTACGCCAGCGACCTACGCAGCATCCTCAAAACGCTGTTTGAGGTCATGGCGACCAAGTGTGAGCAGGGAGACAATGGTAACCAAAAGAAAG GTCCTGTTGTGCGAAGTGCTGTACTTGAAGACTGTGCCCTCTGTCAGGAGACCATTTCCTCATCAGAATTGGCAGCCAAGGCCCGGGAAGGACACTTTGAAG ACCCTCCGGACTGGGTTCCAGATGAAGTGTGCAGCTTCTGTATCGCCTGCAAAGCTCCTTTCACCGTCATCCGCCGGAAGCATCACTGCAGGAGCTGTGGGAAA ATCTTTTGCTCTCGCTGCTCCTCCAACTCGGCTCCATTGCCACGTTATGGCCAGATGAAGCCCGTGAGGGTGTGCACACACTGCTAcatgtttcatgtcacacctttCTACAGTGACAAGGCCACTATTTGA
- the zfyve28 gene encoding lateral signaling target protein 2 homolog isoform X3, whose protein sequence is MNRFRKWLYKPKRTDPQLLAQFFYADDELNQVAAELDSLDGRKDPQRCTLLVNQFRSCQDNVLNIINQIMDECIPCDRANRDFSVKFPEEIRHDNLAGQLWFGAECLAAGSIIMNREIESIAMRPLAKDLTQSLEEVRNITRDQALRDLNFYTDRMRDALRHFDSLFAEFELSYVSAMVPVKSPKEYYVQQEVIVLFCETVERALKLGYLTQDMIDDYEPALMFTIPRLAIVCGLVVYSEGPLNLDRRGEDISELFRPFRSLLKKIRDLLQTLTDEELVMLERNLCISQDGELATGPGQATKTAPAPVEENQSSSSPTNDTSMGPSDDKHLAVFVCPSQEEELAEVEKGWEEVESEKGEQEQGLLCEEAEEAELACSMQYDEEELEQLNMMVYRVGDEMSTLLSPPSQGQSPAHRPNRGETGGASGASSIEASPIRVLRCRGSTGIYLEEEDRVFFMEDVDAAGDRITCISRDVRSSIALPSKAPMSAPSFQRSPGQRADSVGNGWHSEAPSEPPCLQPCSKNTRCLNAMRPPCTSAPSSAPLPYTNGWEVGLEGNMSETAEVIAHRMGGMKLSATVIFNPRSPSLTELAVDKLLLQRPSPSEIEPCGHLVATHCLLNSCVCCGSCEDAHDDAFTSETAGLELGLAFGADKHCKTAAPGSFIQSSACRLPPRSREPLSRGELCQLSTASSRCLNEPLEEEGRPQLCEKCLLGIPQLENHNQDCSNCRSDKDFPCNHQETTENIEAEIDRQGVKESKRNNKEESRKGSSFHNSPLSSVSGSDCDSVSVTTCSLSSSAYTPSPVSSLTPSSGMSEDLDHEEIQLALQDAKVAVRNKIRSRFHSSSDLIHRLFVCISGVADQLQTNYASDLRSILKTLFEVMATKCEQGDNGPVVRSAVLEDCALCQETISSSELAAKAREGHFEDPPDWVPDEVCSFCIACKAPFTVIRRKHHCRSCGKIFCSRCSSNSAPLPRYGQMKPVRVCTHCYMFHVTPFYSDKATI, encoded by the exons AGAACAGACCCGCAGCTTCTGGCCCAGTTCTTTTACGCCGACGATGAGTTGAACCAGGTGGCCGCTGAGCTAGACAGTCTCGACGGCAGAAAAGACCCTCAAAGATGTACACTACTGGTCAACCAGTTCCGCTCTTGCCAG GACAATGTGCTCAACATTATCAATCAGATCATGGATGAATGTATCCCCTGCGACCGAGCCAACAGAGACTTCTCTGTTAAGTTCCCCGAGGAGATTCGTCATGACAACTTGGCAGGGCAGCTGTGGTTTGGAGCAGAG TGTTTGGCTGCAGGCTCCATCATCATGAACAGGGAGATTGAAAGTATAGCGATGAGACCCCTGGCGAAGGACTTGACTCAAAGCCTGGAGGAGGTACGCAACATCACCAGAGACCAGGCCCTGCGCGACCTCAACTTTTATACAGACCGCATGAGGGACGCACTGCGACATTTCGACAGCCTTTTTGCTGAGTTTGAACTTAG CTATGTTTCAGCCATGGTGCCTGTCAAGTCCCCCAAAGAATACTATGTACAGCAGGAGGTCATCGTGCTCTTCTGTGAGACGGTGGAAAG GGCGCTGAAGCTGGGCTACCTCACACAAGACATGATTGATGACTATGAGCCTGCACTGATGTTTACAATTCCCAGACTAGCCATTGTATG CGGGCTGGTTGTGTACTCAGAGGGACCTCTCAACCTAGACCGGAGAGGGGAGGACATATCAGAGCTCTTTCGGCCTTTTCGTTCTTTACTGAAGAAAATAAG AGACCTGCTGCAGACTCTGACTGACGAAGAGTTGGTAATGCTTGAGAGGAACCTCTGCATCTCTCAGGACGGCGAGTTGGCCACAGGCCCCGGACAGGCCACAAAGACCGCACCAGCACCTGTTGAAGAGAATCAATCCTCCAGCAGCCCCACAAATGACACCTCCATGGGGCCAAGTGATGACAAGCATTTGGCTGTTTTTGTCTGCCCCAGCCAGGAGGAGGAGTTGGCAGAAGTGGAAAAAGGCTGGGAGGAAGTGGAATCTGAGAAAGGGGAGCAGGAGCAGGGCCTGCTGTGTGAGGAGGCAGAGGAAGCTGAACTTGCTTGTTCCATGCAGTATGACGAGGAAGAACTGGAGCAGCTCAACATGATGGTGTACCGTGTAGGTGACGAAATGTCCACTCTGCTGTCGCCTCCGAGCCAGGGTCAGTCCCCAGCACACCGTCCCAACCGAGGAGAGACAGGAGGCGCCAGTGGGGCCTCCAGCATTGAGGCTTCCCCTATCAGGGTGCTGAGGTGCAGAGGAAGCACAGGAATCTATTTAGAGGAAGAAGACAGGGTCTTCTTCATGGAAGATGTGGACGCAGCAGGAGACAGAATCACCTGCATCTCAAGAGACGTTCGGAGTAGTATTGCTTTGCCTTCTAAAGCGCCAATGTCTGCTCCTTCTTTTCAACGGAGTCCAGGTCAGAGGGCTGACTCAGTCGGCAACGGTTGGCACTCTGAGGCACCTTCAGAGCCACCATGTCTACAGCCATGCAGCAAAAACACACGCTGTCTCAATGCAATGCGCCCACCGTGCACCTCTGCCCCCAGCTCGGCACCTCTGCCTTATACCAATGGCTGGGAGGTGGGCCTAGAGGGCAATATGAGTGAAACCGCGGAAGTCATTGCCCATCGTATGGGTGGGATGAAGCTGTCGGCCACTGTCATTTTCAACCCCCGCTCCCCGAGCTTGACGGAGCTGGCAGTGGACAAGCTGCTGCTTCAGCGGCCATCTCCCTCAGAGATTGAACCCTGCGGCCACCTGGTGGCCACTCACTGCCTACTTAACTCATGTGTTTGCTGCGGGAGCTGTGAAGACGCTCACGATGACGCTTTCACCTCTGAGACCGCGGGGCTTGAGTTAGGCCTCGCTTTTGGAGCTGATAAACACTGCAAGACCGCGGCCCCCGGGTCTTTCATCCAATCATCTGCTTGCCGGCTGCCCCCTCGAAGCCGCGAGCCCCTCAGTAGAGGAGAACTCTGCCAGCTGTCTACCGCTTCCTCCCGCTGCTTGAATGAGCCCCTGGAAGAGGAGGGAAGACCTCAGCTCTGTGAGAAGTGCCTGTTGGGCATCCCTCAGCTGGAGAATCACAATCAGGACTGTAGCAACTGCAGAAGTGATAAAGACTTCCCATGCAACCATCAGGAGACGACTGAAAACATAGAGGCCGAAATAGATAGGCAAGGAGTTAAAGAATCCAAGAGGAACAACAAAGAGGAGAGCAGGAAGGGCTCCAG cTTTCACAACTCCCCTCTCAGCTCTGTGTCAGGTAGTGACTGTGACAGTGTGTCGGTCACCACATGTAGTCTATCCAGCAGTGCTTACACTCCAAG CCCTGTCAGCAGCCTCACTCCAAGTTCAGGCATGTCAGAGGACCTGGACCATGAGGAGATCCAGCTTGCCCTGCAAGATGCAAAGGTGGCCGTCCGCAATAAGATACGTTCACGCTTCCACAGCAGCAGTGACCTTATCCACCGCCTCTTTGTTTGTATATCAG GCGTTGCTGATCAGCTGCAGACCAACTACGCCAGCGACCTACGCAGCATCCTCAAAACGCTGTTTGAGGTCATGGCGACCAAGTGTGAGCAGGGAGACAATG GTCCTGTTGTGCGAAGTGCTGTACTTGAAGACTGTGCCCTCTGTCAGGAGACCATTTCCTCATCAGAATTGGCAGCCAAGGCCCGGGAAGGACACTTTGAAG ACCCTCCGGACTGGGTTCCAGATGAAGTGTGCAGCTTCTGTATCGCCTGCAAAGCTCCTTTCACCGTCATCCGCCGGAAGCATCACTGCAGGAGCTGTGGGAAA ATCTTTTGCTCTCGCTGCTCCTCCAACTCGGCTCCATTGCCACGTTATGGCCAGATGAAGCCCGTGAGGGTGTGCACACACTGCTAcatgtttcatgtcacacctttCTACAGTGACAAGGCCACTATTTGA